A section of the Verrucomicrobiota bacterium genome encodes:
- a CDS encoding PIN domain-containing protein → MIHLDTNFLIDALVTTSSQSSLLSEWIESGSPIGISAVAWGEFLCGPNSQHSVTLCRRILPIVEAMIGKDAELAAELFNKSGRRSKSYADCCIAAVAIRCNASLASGNRTDFEPLVTLGLKLL, encoded by the coding sequence GTGATCCATCTGGACACCAACTTCCTGATCGATGCCCTCGTCACCACGAGCAGCCAATCCTCACTTCTCTCAGAATGGATTGAAAGTGGATCACCGATTGGTATCAGTGCCGTGGCATGGGGAGAGTTCCTCTGCGGTCCTAACTCGCAACATTCAGTCACCCTTTGCCGTCGAATTCTTCCTATCGTGGAAGCAATGATTGGTAAGGATGCCGAACTCGCTGCGGAACTTTTTAACAAGTCAGGGCGCCGCTCCAAAAGCTATGCTGACTGTTGCATCGCCGCCGTAGCCATAAGGTGCAACGCATCACTTGCATCGGGTAACAGAACTGATTTCGAGCCTCTCGTTACACTAGGGTTAAAACTCCTCTAA
- a CDS encoding dienelactone hydrolase family protein, whose protein sequence is MTIQEPAFIDLPTPTGPMRVHRFLPQEGSWPAVILYSEIYQMTGPIARLAARLACEGFEVLIPEVYHEYEAPGTVLCYDKEGTDRGNFLKFEKPVSGFDSDAKALIDYVLSRPEYRRKGVGTIGFCLGGHLAFRAALDTRVQASACWFPTDIHSATLGKGQSDDTLARSREITSELLMIFGRQDPHVPAEGRRKIYDHLTETGRNFTWHEFNTAHAFARDEGIRYDATATRIGWEITLELFKRKLTS, encoded by the coding sequence ATGACCATCCAGGAACCTGCCTTCATTGATCTTCCAACTCCGACCGGACCGATGCGTGTGCATCGCTTTCTTCCGCAGGAGGGAAGCTGGCCCGCCGTGATCCTCTATTCCGAGATCTACCAGATGACGGGACCGATCGCCCGTCTGGCGGCGCGTCTTGCGTGCGAGGGCTTCGAAGTGCTTATCCCCGAGGTCTACCATGAGTACGAGGCTCCGGGGACAGTTCTCTGTTATGACAAAGAAGGAACCGACCGGGGAAATTTCCTTAAGTTTGAGAAACCGGTCTCGGGATTTGATTCCGATGCCAAGGCCTTGATCGATTACGTTCTGAGTCGTCCGGAGTATCGGAGGAAAGGTGTAGGGACGATCGGCTTCTGCCTAGGCGGCCATCTGGCCTTCCGTGCCGCTTTGGACACGCGGGTGCAGGCCTCAGCTTGCTGGTTCCCGACCGATATCCACTCGGCTACATTAGGTAAGGGCCAGAGCGATGATACCCTCGCTCGCAGCAGAGAGATCACATCGGAGTTGCTCATGATCTTCGGCCGTCAGGATCCCCATGTCCCTGCCGAGGGACGCCGGAAGATCTACGATCATTTAACTGAGACTGGGCGGAACTTCACCTGGCACGAGTTCAACACGGCCCATGCCTTTGCCCGGGATGAGGGAATCCGCTATGACGCGACGGCGACCCGAATCGGCTGGGAAATTACTTTGGAGCTATTTAAGAGAAAACTTACTTCCTGA